A stretch of Prunus dulcis chromosome 6, ALMONDv2, whole genome shotgun sequence DNA encodes these proteins:
- the LOC117630106 gene encoding DNA repair protein RAD51 homolog 2 isoform X1, translated as MANKLINQMGLPKSIANVFAARNITTAKEALSLTEFELMEVLDVSLADVTSAIARISEITCPPYQTALTLMEQRVQKEHMGGHLPTRLKGLDNALCGGIPFGVLTELVGPAGIGKTQLCLKLALLASLPTAYGGLGGRVIYIDVESKFSSKRMIEMGSKSFPDMFHTKGMAQEMAGRILVLQPASLSEFTESLQQLKISLLQNQVKLLIIDSMAALISGIIGEPIHSSTCLTSLSREYGQGPARQHLLGWHISFIKSLAEFSRIPVVVTNQVRSQTRDEACQYSFQGQSREKAVEDHTGYDSHLVAALGIHWAHAVTIRLVLDSKSGKRFIKLAKSPISPPLAFPYNITSSGITLLNDDGIELTGPEINSIHCQGHSDIINFDGERFQ; from the exons ATGGCGAACAAGCTCATCAACCAGATGGGCCTCCCCAAATCCATCGCTAACGTTTTCGCAGCTCGTAACATCACCACCGCCAAG GAAGCTTTGTCTTTAACCGAATTCGAGTTAATGGAGGTGTTAGATGTGAGTTTAGCAGATGTCACGTCTGCAATAGCTCGTATCAGCGAAATTACATGTCCACCCTATCAAACT GCGTTAACTCTAATGGAGCAAAGGGTTCAGAAGGAGCACATGGGTGGCCACCTCCCCACCCGCCTCAAAGGACTAGACAATGCCTTATGTGGTGGGATTCCATTTGGGGTTTTAACTGAGCTGGTTGGTCCTGCTGGCATTGGCAAAActcag CTTTGCCTGAAGCTCGCATTGTTGGCCTCGTTGCCGACGGCTTATGGAGGTTTAGGTGGTCGTGTAATATACATTGATGTAGAATCTAAATTCAGTTCAAAAAG GATGATAGAAATGGGATCGAAGAGTTTTCCAGATATGTTTCACACGAAAGGAATGGCCCAAGAG ATGGCAGGTAGGATCCTTGTTTTGCAGCCGGCATCACTTTCTGAATTCACTGAGAG TTTGCAACAACTCAAGATTTCACTCCTTCAAAACCAAGTGAAGTTGCTAATCATCGATAGCATGGCTGCTCTTATTTCGGG GATTATTGGAGAACCCATTCATTCCTCAACATGTTTGACATCCCTGTCTAG ggaaTATGGACAGGGACCTGCCAGGCAGCATTTATTGGGTTGGCATATTTCCTTTATTAA GTCGCTTGCTGAATTTTCACGAATCCCTGTTGTTGTTACAAACCAAGTGAGGTCTCAAACTCGTGATGAAGCCTGCCAGTATTCTTTTCAAG GGCAGAGCAGGGAAAAAGCAGTGGAGGATCATACAGGATATGATTCTCATCTTGTTGCTGCTTTGGGGATTCACTGGGCTCATGCTGTGACCATACGTCTAGTGCTGGATTCTAAATCTG GGAAGAGGTTCATCAAGCTGGCAAAGTCGCCCATATCACCACCTCTGGCCTTCCCTTATAACATAACATCATCTGGAATCACATTGCTTAATGATGATGGAATAGAACTGACAGGACCAGAGATAAACTCAATTCATTGTCAAG GACACAGtgacataattaattttgatggGGAAAGATTTCAGTGA
- the LOC117630106 gene encoding DNA repair protein RAD51 homolog 2 isoform X2, translating to MANKLINQMGLPKSIANVFAARNITTAKEALSLTEFELMEVLDVSLADVTSAIARISEITCPPYQTALTLMEQRVQKEHMGGHLPTRLKGLDNALCGGIPFGVLTELVGPAGIGKTQLCLKLALLASLPTAYGGLGGRVIYIDVESKFSSKRMIEMGSKSFPDMFHTKGMAQEMAGRILVLQPASLSEFTESLQQLKISLLQNQVKLLIIDSMAALISGEYGQGPARQHLLGWHISFIKSLAEFSRIPVVVTNQVRSQTRDEACQYSFQGQSREKAVEDHTGYDSHLVAALGIHWAHAVTIRLVLDSKSGKRFIKLAKSPISPPLAFPYNITSSGITLLNDDGIELTGPEINSIHCQGHSDIINFDGERFQ from the exons ATGGCGAACAAGCTCATCAACCAGATGGGCCTCCCCAAATCCATCGCTAACGTTTTCGCAGCTCGTAACATCACCACCGCCAAG GAAGCTTTGTCTTTAACCGAATTCGAGTTAATGGAGGTGTTAGATGTGAGTTTAGCAGATGTCACGTCTGCAATAGCTCGTATCAGCGAAATTACATGTCCACCCTATCAAACT GCGTTAACTCTAATGGAGCAAAGGGTTCAGAAGGAGCACATGGGTGGCCACCTCCCCACCCGCCTCAAAGGACTAGACAATGCCTTATGTGGTGGGATTCCATTTGGGGTTTTAACTGAGCTGGTTGGTCCTGCTGGCATTGGCAAAActcag CTTTGCCTGAAGCTCGCATTGTTGGCCTCGTTGCCGACGGCTTATGGAGGTTTAGGTGGTCGTGTAATATACATTGATGTAGAATCTAAATTCAGTTCAAAAAG GATGATAGAAATGGGATCGAAGAGTTTTCCAGATATGTTTCACACGAAAGGAATGGCCCAAGAG ATGGCAGGTAGGATCCTTGTTTTGCAGCCGGCATCACTTTCTGAATTCACTGAGAG TTTGCAACAACTCAAGATTTCACTCCTTCAAAACCAAGTGAAGTTGCTAATCATCGATAGCATGGCTGCTCTTATTTCGGG ggaaTATGGACAGGGACCTGCCAGGCAGCATTTATTGGGTTGGCATATTTCCTTTATTAA GTCGCTTGCTGAATTTTCACGAATCCCTGTTGTTGTTACAAACCAAGTGAGGTCTCAAACTCGTGATGAAGCCTGCCAGTATTCTTTTCAAG GGCAGAGCAGGGAAAAAGCAGTGGAGGATCATACAGGATATGATTCTCATCTTGTTGCTGCTTTGGGGATTCACTGGGCTCATGCTGTGACCATACGTCTAGTGCTGGATTCTAAATCTG GGAAGAGGTTCATCAAGCTGGCAAAGTCGCCCATATCACCACCTCTGGCCTTCCCTTATAACATAACATCATCTGGAATCACATTGCTTAATGATGATGGAATAGAACTGACAGGACCAGAGATAAACTCAATTCATTGTCAAG GACACAGtgacataattaattttgatggGGAAAGATTTCAGTGA
- the LOC117630106 gene encoding DNA repair protein RAD51 homolog 2 isoform X3, with protein sequence MEQRVQKEHMGGHLPTRLKGLDNALCGGIPFGVLTELVGPAGIGKTQLCLKLALLASLPTAYGGLGGRVIYIDVESKFSSKRMIEMGSKSFPDMFHTKGMAQEMAGRILVLQPASLSEFTESLQQLKISLLQNQVKLLIIDSMAALISGIIGEPIHSSTCLTSLSREYGQGPARQHLLGWHISFIKSLAEFSRIPVVVTNQVRSQTRDEACQYSFQGQSREKAVEDHTGYDSHLVAALGIHWAHAVTIRLVLDSKSGKRFIKLAKSPISPPLAFPYNITSSGITLLNDDGIELTGPEINSIHCQGHSDIINFDGERFQ encoded by the exons ATGGAGCAAAGGGTTCAGAAGGAGCACATGGGTGGCCACCTCCCCACCCGCCTCAAAGGACTAGACAATGCCTTATGTGGTGGGATTCCATTTGGGGTTTTAACTGAGCTGGTTGGTCCTGCTGGCATTGGCAAAActcag CTTTGCCTGAAGCTCGCATTGTTGGCCTCGTTGCCGACGGCTTATGGAGGTTTAGGTGGTCGTGTAATATACATTGATGTAGAATCTAAATTCAGTTCAAAAAG GATGATAGAAATGGGATCGAAGAGTTTTCCAGATATGTTTCACACGAAAGGAATGGCCCAAGAG ATGGCAGGTAGGATCCTTGTTTTGCAGCCGGCATCACTTTCTGAATTCACTGAGAG TTTGCAACAACTCAAGATTTCACTCCTTCAAAACCAAGTGAAGTTGCTAATCATCGATAGCATGGCTGCTCTTATTTCGGG GATTATTGGAGAACCCATTCATTCCTCAACATGTTTGACATCCCTGTCTAG ggaaTATGGACAGGGACCTGCCAGGCAGCATTTATTGGGTTGGCATATTTCCTTTATTAA GTCGCTTGCTGAATTTTCACGAATCCCTGTTGTTGTTACAAACCAAGTGAGGTCTCAAACTCGTGATGAAGCCTGCCAGTATTCTTTTCAAG GGCAGAGCAGGGAAAAAGCAGTGGAGGATCATACAGGATATGATTCTCATCTTGTTGCTGCTTTGGGGATTCACTGGGCTCATGCTGTGACCATACGTCTAGTGCTGGATTCTAAATCTG GGAAGAGGTTCATCAAGCTGGCAAAGTCGCCCATATCACCACCTCTGGCCTTCCCTTATAACATAACATCATCTGGAATCACATTGCTTAATGATGATGGAATAGAACTGACAGGACCAGAGATAAACTCAATTCATTGTCAAG GACACAGtgacataattaattttgatggGGAAAGATTTCAGTGA